One segment of uncultured Desulfobacter sp. DNA contains the following:
- a CDS encoding PKD domain-containing protein: MIASKIRLGTVLLGTIFILATALTTDLGAEGIETFTLPCGMQWGTLYGNGMIPTDMVPVSDGFVLSVVQCDDPSNCSLSPWWVTTSARMVKLDRTGNRVFDQPVFNPSDTGPYTAALGIELVPLNADGSGEDGFMVSGRKYQSHSYDGTTWEQWDMWVSRTDNDGNFSWEKTFGRFGDEWANDISVFWDPGSSRYDFYLGGNQPDLGNTVWDGWILRASSSTTEWSHGWDDIDGPPYEIFCVEATSDKGVIAGTLSGIYKYDQEGNREWMAESGSTWFGIRNTSDGGYIAVGSKTQIGAYDLCYAGVCGDLTLVKLNSDGSTQWYKTFGEAGKPDAGYDVIQTSTGGYAAVGMTTSYQPTIRFSIWLLAVDSDGELLWDVPIGGDGYDEGVAIAEDTGSDPGFVVVGTTTYDLYGEDGDLGQDGVREDHIWAFKTRGFYSRPQATFTWSSDDPVFVYQTIAFDASPSLDDDGEILSYEWDFDGDGTADATGLLASYSFSSPGTHTVTLTVKDDDCLFDTVSQTITVVGPQILWKRTITNERDCEEGAYCYIDVRGNDIIRGTDGGFAATGYSFFGYSSGSRRNDMWLLKTFDNGIMQWQRNLTQNFNVWEQGTALAAAPDDGYVIIGDYNEDTAYFQYPRLSLARTDVQGNLLWHTIFGNDADEAFKCMGMDVLSLESGDIIAAANKYIDGEGWAMWAFKTDANGTPLSVESLVHSTPDNYSGFAFLKSIARDTPDGVIISGHYGSQISGSNGAVSLIRTDDDLNLDWFFAWDRISYAFNSGNWVERLDDGYVIGGCNDSMPSVRKLNTEKEAVWHTSVDDQDFEGCFDSGAVTPDNGFILAGPAELNTDGATQEGILAAKFSSAGGLEWYKFLVNDNEDYSYAMGGSVVALPDGSVIVMGNECHYSGGYGCRAKLFKIAPYNTLVAAFDMMVRDGFIPLEIEFTDLSTGGTAPYTYAWDFDGDGVIDSTEQHPTVTFPDRQTYSPSLTVTDENGQTDTFVCEACVFTRDPGVYTTDAGVTITDFSVTDDAASYPGTYDFELAPDMINSETAFGFTISATGEDGTYPFQITFPSPYDPDMVLYKLPDWTELAYTIIDEYTIEVELSIVDGQLDPPFVLTLFYPLKTLTILVEGNGTTDPAPGVYSYYVNNVTSIPVQAIADSGWEFDSWSGSISGTTNPRTVTFYSSSKDMTITATFIQASLPGDSEPDGDVDGKDIYSLISRSGGFTAEELEALAGNFGTVL; encoded by the coding sequence ATGATCGCATCCAAAATCCGTCTTGGGACGGTTTTACTTGGCACCATTTTTATTCTGGCCACAGCCCTTACAACCGACCTTGGGGCAGAGGGCATTGAAACCTTTACCCTGCCCTGCGGCATGCAGTGGGGCACACTTTATGGAAACGGCATGATTCCAACGGACATGGTTCCCGTGTCTGACGGATTTGTCCTGTCCGTTGTGCAGTGTGATGATCCGTCAAACTGCAGTCTTTCTCCCTGGTGGGTGACAACCTCTGCCCGGATGGTCAAATTGGACAGAACCGGCAACCGGGTGTTTGACCAGCCGGTCTTTAACCCGTCAGATACCGGCCCCTATACGGCCGCACTGGGAATTGAACTGGTTCCATTAAATGCTGACGGATCAGGGGAAGACGGATTTATGGTTTCAGGCCGGAAATACCAGAGCCATTCCTATGACGGAACCACCTGGGAGCAATGGGATATGTGGGTATCCCGTACAGACAATGATGGCAATTTTTCCTGGGAAAAAACCTTTGGCCGTTTTGGCGATGAGTGGGCCAATGATATATCGGTTTTCTGGGACCCTGGTTCCTCAAGGTATGATTTTTACCTGGGCGGAAATCAGCCGGACCTTGGAAACACGGTCTGGGATGGTTGGATTTTAAGAGCTTCTTCTTCCACCACAGAATGGAGTCACGGCTGGGATGATATCGACGGGCCGCCTTATGAAATTTTCTGTGTTGAGGCAACTTCTGACAAAGGCGTCATCGCCGGAACCCTAAGCGGTATTTATAAATACGACCAAGAAGGAAACCGTGAGTGGATGGCAGAATCAGGCAGTACCTGGTTTGGCATCCGGAATACGTCTGACGGCGGATACATTGCCGTTGGCAGCAAGACGCAAATCGGTGCCTATGATCTTTGCTATGCCGGGGTATGTGGGGACCTGACCCTGGTCAAACTTAACAGCGACGGCAGCACACAATGGTATAAGACCTTTGGGGAAGCAGGAAAACCCGATGCCGGCTACGATGTGATCCAGACAAGCACCGGCGGCTATGCCGCCGTTGGCATGACCACCTCTTATCAGCCCACTATCCGTTTCAGCATCTGGCTGCTTGCCGTTGACAGTGACGGGGAACTTCTATGGGACGTCCCCATTGGCGGAGACGGATACGATGAGGGGGTTGCCATTGCCGAGGACACGGGCAGTGATCCCGGATTTGTTGTTGTGGGGACCACCACCTATGACCTGTATGGCGAAGATGGGGATCTCGGCCAGGACGGGGTCAGGGAAGACCATATCTGGGCCTTTAAAACCCGGGGGTTTTACTCACGGCCCCAAGCCACATTTACCTGGTCTTCGGATGATCCGGTGTTTGTCTACCAGACCATTGCGTTTGACGCCTCCCCTTCCCTGGACGATGACGGGGAAATTTTAAGCTATGAGTGGGATTTTGACGGGGACGGCACGGCTGATGCTACCGGCCTTTTGGCCTCATATTCCTTTTCGTCCCCCGGCACTCACACGGTGACCCTGACCGTAAAAGATGACGACTGCCTTTTTGACACTGTTTCCCAGACCATTACCGTAGTGGGCCCCCAGATTCTGTGGAAAAGAACCATTACCAATGAAAGGGACTGTGAAGAAGGGGCCTACTGCTACATTGACGTCAGGGGAAATGATATTATAAGGGGCACCGACGGCGGGTTTGCTGCCACAGGCTACTCCTTTTTCGGATATTCATCCGGCAGTAGAAGAAATGATATGTGGCTGCTCAAAACCTTTGATAACGGTATCATGCAATGGCAGCGCAACCTGACCCAAAATTTCAATGTGTGGGAACAGGGGACAGCCCTTGCCGCAGCACCGGATGACGGCTACGTGATCATCGGCGATTATAATGAGGATACAGCCTACTTTCAGTATCCCAGGTTGAGCCTGGCCAGAACGGATGTTCAGGGCAACCTTCTGTGGCATACCATCTTTGGTAATGATGCAGATGAGGCATTCAAATGCATGGGCATGGATGTATTAAGCCTTGAGTCCGGGGATATTATCGCGGCGGCAAACAAATATATTGACGGTGAAGGCTGGGCCATGTGGGCTTTTAAGACAGATGCCAACGGCACACCCCTTTCGGTGGAATCCCTTGTGCATTCCACCCCGGATAATTACAGCGGTTTCGCCTTTTTAAAATCCATTGCCCGGGACACCCCGGACGGGGTCATTATATCCGGGCACTATGGTTCCCAGATAAGCGGCAGCAACGGGGCGGTTTCCCTGATCCGGACAGATGACGACCTGAACCTGGACTGGTTCTTTGCCTGGGACCGGATCTCCTACGCCTTCAACTCAGGCAACTGGGTTGAGCGACTGGATGACGGATATGTCATTGGCGGGTGCAATGACAGTATGCCGTCCGTTAGAAAACTGAACACAGAAAAGGAAGCGGTCTGGCACACATCAGTGGATGACCAGGATTTTGAAGGCTGCTTTGACTCAGGGGCTGTGACACCGGATAACGGATTTATCCTTGCAGGGCCTGCAGAATTAAATACGGACGGGGCAACCCAGGAAGGGATCCTTGCAGCAAAATTCAGCAGCGCAGGCGGCCTTGAATGGTACAAATTTCTGGTCAATGACAATGAAGACTATTCTTATGCCATGGGCGGCAGCGTTGTGGCCCTGCCTGACGGCAGCGTTATTGTCATGGGAAACGAATGCCATTACAGCGGCGGCTACGGGTGCCGGGCAAAACTGTTTAAAATCGCACCCTATAATACCCTTGTGGCGGCCTTTGACATGATGGTCCGGGACGGATTCATCCCCCTTGAAATCGAATTCACCGATTTAAGTACCGGCGGGACCGCCCCTTATACCTATGCATGGGATTTTGACGGGGACGGCGTTATTGACTCCACAGAACAGCATCCCACCGTCACTTTTCCAGACCGGCAGACCTACTCGCCAAGCCTGACCGTCACCGATGAAAACGGGCAGACCGACACCTTTGTGTGTGAGGCCTGCGTTTTCACCCGTGACCCGGGCGTCTATACAACTGATGCAGGTGTAACCATCACCGATTTTTCAGTTACCGACGACGCCGCATCCTATCCGGGGACCTATGATTTTGAACTGGCCCCGGACATGATAAACAGTGAAACCGCTTTTGGCTTCACCATATCGGCTACAGGGGAGGATGGAACCTATCCGTTTCAGATCACCTTTCCAAGCCCCTATGATCCGGACATGGTGCTTTACAAACTGCCGGACTGGACCGAACTTGCCTATACAATCATTGACGAATACACCATTGAAGTGGAGCTTTCCATTGTAGATGGCCAGCTTGATCCGCCCTTTGTCCTGACCTTATTTTATCCTTTGAAGACCCTGACTATTCTGGTAGAGGGAAACGGCACCACTGACCCTGCCCCCGGGGTTTACAGCTACTATGTGAACAATGTCACATCCATACCGGTTCAGGCCATTGCCGACAGCGGCTGGGAATTTGATTCCTGGAGCGGCAGCATCTCGGGCACCACCAACCCCAGGACTGTCACCTTTTACAGTTCTTCCAAAGATATGACCATTACCGCAACCTTTATACAGGCCTCTTTGCCCGGGGACAGTGAACCGGACGGAGATGTGGATGGCAAGGACATTTACAGCCTGATCAGCCGGTCCGGCGGATTTACGGCCGAGGAGCTGGAGGCCCTGGCCGGTAATTTTGGGACGGTACTATAA